The Borreliella burgdorferi B31 sequence AATGAGATTTCAGATTTTTATGATAATTTATATAAGAAAACAAAAAAAGAAATAGATAAACTTATAAACAAGCTCTATTTAACTAGCCAAATAACTCTAAAGCAAAAAAGACAAATATACAGTGCTGTTGAAAAAATGCAAAAGTACGTAATAAAAACCGGAAAAAGTGTTTTTTTAGAATCGGAAAAAGAATTTGTTAAAGACACTTTGAAAAGAAAAAATCTAACAAAAAAATTTCAAAGTTTCAAAGTTGATTTTAGCTACAAGGAAGGAATGCTAGAAAAATGTTTAGAAAGATTAGGAGAAGATAAATCTATCGAATTTTTGATTTTTGTTTGCCAAATTCTTAATGGGATAAGAGAAAAAGTATCAGAATTAGACTTTCAAATAGATGCGATTAAAGAATTTAGAGATATTTTATTTTTGAGTATACACTATTATGATAAAAGACTTTTCACCAGTAAGAATCTTATGAATGAAATGAAATACTTTTTCGAAAAAGTAGAGTTAATTTATAGTTATATGCAATAAATTAGTGAACTGCTATTTCTAAATCAAAAATTATAGAAATAGCAGCGAACTAAATCAATAAAAGCTAACAGATATTCCCTGTTAAATATCAAGAAGTTATCAGTTTATGTTAACAATTAACAAATTGCTTTACTATTTAGAGTAACAAATTGTTACTTTTGTTATTTTAGAGGATTTTTTTGAAAAAAGTTAAAAGATCTTTTGATGATTATGTTGCATATTTTAGAGAAGGATCGTTAAGTGATGTAGAAATAGCGAAGAAATTAGGAGTTTCTAAAGTAAATGTGTGGAGAATGAGACAAAAGTGGGAAAGTGGAGAAAGTGTTGTTAACGGGGACTCTAGAGTAACAATTAGTGAAGATACTTTTGAACACCTTTTGTCGCAAACCTTTAGATCAGAAGTTAACGCTAGGAAAGTTAGAAGCGAATTGGATGTAGAGCGGTCTAATTTAGAATTAGGATTTATAAATGCATTTAAGCAATATTCTAGTGTTGAGCTTTTTAGTATGCATACTAAAATAGAAAATTTAAGAGCCGAAATTGACGCTTTAAATAAAGCAAGTAGTAAAAAAAACAAGCAAGTTGTTAATGGAGAAATTAATTCTTTAAAAAGCGAGCTTGATGAATATATAAAAGAGTGTTCAATAAGAGAAATGGAGCTTTACTATGAATGTATGAAAAAACTTGCTACGGTTAATGGAGCTGAAAGCAAAAGTAACTACAAAAATAGTAAAGGGCACAAGTGAACTTATATCAAACAAAACTTTTTACAACACTACAAAAGGAATACAAAAATAAATATGGAGTTGATATATCACAATTTGTAAAGCTAACAAATTCTTCAATTAATTTTGATAAGTTTGAAGAAGAACAGTTAACTTTAAAACAAAAAAATGTGATAAAAAGCATTAAAAAGAATAATGAAAAGAAGATTATACTCAGCGGAGGCATAGCTAGTGGCAAAACGTATCTTGCATGTTATCTTTTTCTAAAAAGTTTAATTGAAAATAAAAAGTTATACTCTAGTGATACTAATAATTTCATTATAGGGAATTCACAACGTTCAGTTGAAGTTAATGTTTTGGGGCAATTTGAAAAGCTATGTAAACTTCTTAAAATTCCTTATATTCCAAGACATACAAATAATTCATATATTCTGATTGATTCACTACGTATTAATCTATATGGAGGAGATAAGGCAAGTGATTTTGAAAG is a genomic window containing:
- a CDS encoding DUF643 domain-containing protein gives rise to the protein MNINEISDFYDNLYKKTKKEIDKLINKLYLTSQITLKQKRQIYSAVEKMQKYVIKTGKSVFLESEKEFVKDTLKRKNLTKKFQSFKVDFSYKEGMLEKCLERLGEDKSIEFLIFVCQILNGIREKVSELDFQIDAIKEFRDILFLSIHYYDKRLFTSKNLMNEMKYFFEKVELIYSYMQ
- a CDS encoding DUF603 domain-containing protein; translated protein: MKKVKRSFDDYVAYFREGSLSDVEIAKKLGVSKVNVWRMRQKWESGESVVNGDSRVTISEDTFEHLLSQTFRSEVNARKVRSELDVERSNLELGFINAFKQYSSVELFSMHTKIENLRAEIDALNKASSKKNKQVVNGEINSLKSELDEYIKECSIREMELYYECMKKLATVNGAESKSNYKNSKGHK